In one Nostoc sp. KVJ3 genomic region, the following are encoded:
- a CDS encoding ATP-binding sensor histidine kinase: MSAKVDGTVTIAGYEIIEQLYSGSRTQVYRATRQCDRQAVVIKLLKREYPSFSELIQFRNQYAIAKNLDIPSIIKPYSLEPYGNAYALVLEDFGGISLREFTQRRPLTLEQFLPIALQLIDTLHQLHQQRVIHKDIKPANILIHPETGEIKLIDFSIASLLPRETQEIQSLKGLEGTLAYLSPEQTGRMNRGIDYRSDFYSLGVTFFELLSGQLPFASPDPMELVYCHIAKQPNSVCNLNSQIPLMLGEIIRKLMAKNAENRYQSAMGLKYDLVTCIEQWQAISKHTWFDLGQRDISDRFLIPEKLYGREQEVETLLEAFGRVANGASELMLVAGFSGIGKTAVVNEVHKPIVRWNGYFIKGKYDQFNRNIPLSAFVQAFRDLMGQLLTESDTQLEQWRNKILSAISESGQVIIEVIPELEEIIGKQALVPELSGSAAQNRFNLLFVKFIQVFTTPEHPLVVFLDDLQWADSASLNLMKLLMGETLKGYLFIIGAYRNNEVFAAHPLMLTLEEIEKVATVNTLTLTSLSQSDVNHLIADTLSCSTEVILPLTELVYQKAKGNPFFTTQFLKALHEEGQITFDWDKGFWQFDVALMPIRTATCLQTSLGLTDDVVEFMAIQLQKLPPKTQEILKLAACIGNQFDLSTLAIASEQSQTQTAVVLWKALQEGLILPHSNIYNIYDIYQESEESVTASDSWILDSGSCIYKFLHDRVQQAAYFLIPEEQKQATHLKIGQLLLSNTPQSNWEERIFEIVSQLNVAAELIAQPAERQALAQFNLMASRKAKTAIAYTAACKYAKVGIGLLAQNSWQHQYELTLALHQVATEAAYLSGDLDRMVDFARLVLKHAKTPLDQISVYEVKIEAFTTQGQFAQAIAAALAILKQLGVELPTAPTQSDVAEAFRSVSDVIGERLPGELLNLSEAVDANILAAARILTSVAPCAYLYRPVLYLLVVLKKVYLSVVYGNESTSTFSYASYGILMCGGFGKVELGYEFGQLALDLRSRYQNSELKGKTLLLVYVYTRHWKIHLRELLNPLQIAYSSCLDVGDLAFAGYSAYNYGFYSYFAGQNLTQLESEVAGYCESLKHLKQNLALTYCQLNRQILLNLIGDGDDVVVLSGAAYNEQHQLSLSETAGDRTGLALLWINKLVVSYLFSEFEQAVEQARQARQYLDSILAFLYVPVFHFYESLAQLGWFGQLSAPEQQHVLKCIATNQEKLNYWAAHAPMNFRHKFDLVEAEKYRVLGNRAEAIEYYDRAIQGAKEQGYIQEEALANELAAKFYLHWGKEQIAQSYMTQAYYNYARWGAKAKVANLEKHYPQLLAHILKSTHSHLSTNETIFALGGVISNSSTNSSSSSVSAALDLAAILKASQTLSAEIELEKLLSTLLHIVIENAGADKCVFMFLESGRLLIQALAQLSLSPIENEEIARVDFYPMLLNPQSLEDSVDVPVGLINIVKRSLKPVVIIDGRVHPQFINDPYIQQQQPKSILCSPILYQGKLLGILYLENNLATGAFTSDRVELLNLLCAQVAISLENARLYAQEQEKSQSLQTSLAQLKQTQASLAKEREFLNAIIHNITDGIVVCDANGKLILFNKATREFHGLPVESLAAEEWAEHFDLYQSDGQTPLSTTEIPLFRALQGEIVKNAEMVIAPKYGSKRILLASGQAIFDPWGNKAGAVVVMRDISDAYRQAMQRKQSELDLQQALTDLQNAQLQIIKSEKMSALGNLVAGVAHEMNNPLGFIAASLQQLKPIITNIVEYLKLYQASLPNKNDKIIGRSEIDLEYSLEDLPNLIDSMTIACDRLKNISTSLRTFSRADKDYKVPYNIHQGIGSTILILKHRLKANEKRPAIEVVTNYGKLPEIECFPGQLNQAFMNILANAIDALDESNAGIGILEKKVNPSKITITTSISNNYIKVAIADNGHGMSELVKQKIFDRFFTTKFVGKGTGLGLAIARKIIEETHNGKLSCNSIIGKGTEFIIELPV; this comes from the coding sequence ATGAGCGCAAAAGTTGATGGAACTGTAACGATCGCTGGCTACGAAATTATAGAGCAATTATATTCAGGTTCTCGCACCCAAGTGTATCGGGCAACAAGACAATGCGATCGCCAGGCAGTCGTCATCAAGCTCTTAAAACGAGAATATCCCAGTTTTAGCGAATTAATCCAGTTTCGTAATCAGTATGCGATCGCTAAAAACCTAGATATTCCCAGCATCATCAAACCCTACAGCTTAGAACCCTATGGCAACGCCTATGCCCTAGTGCTAGAAGATTTTGGTGGCATTTCCTTACGAGAATTTACCCAAAGACGACCACTAACTTTAGAGCAATTTCTTCCCATTGCACTACAACTAATAGACACACTACACCAGTTGCATCAACAGCGCGTCATTCACAAAGACATCAAGCCAGCCAACATCCTGATTCATCCTGAAACCGGAGAAATTAAGCTAATTGACTTCAGTATTGCCTCACTTCTACCACGAGAAACCCAGGAAATTCAAAGTCTTAAAGGACTGGAGGGAACACTGGCCTATCTGTCGCCAGAACAAACTGGACGGATGAACCGAGGGATTGACTACCGCAGCGATTTCTATTCATTAGGTGTAACTTTCTTTGAACTACTGAGCGGACAACTGCCTTTTGCATCTCCCGATCCGATGGAGTTGGTGTACTGCCATATCGCTAAACAGCCTAATTCTGTCTGTAATCTCAACTCGCAAATCCCCTTGATGTTGGGGGAAATTATTCGGAAATTGATGGCGAAGAACGCCGAAAATCGCTATCAAAGTGCGATGGGACTCAAATATGACTTAGTGACTTGTATAGAACAATGGCAAGCAATCAGTAAACATACTTGGTTTGATTTAGGACAGCGCGATATCAGCGATCGCTTTCTCATCCCGGAAAAACTCTACGGTAGAGAACAGGAAGTAGAAACACTGCTAGAGGCATTCGGACGGGTTGCTAATGGTGCATCAGAATTAATGCTGGTGGCTGGCTTCTCCGGCATTGGTAAAACTGCCGTGGTAAATGAAGTACATAAGCCCATTGTCCGGTGGAACGGCTACTTTATCAAAGGGAAGTATGACCAGTTCAATCGCAATATTCCTCTGTCTGCCTTTGTGCAAGCTTTCCGCGACTTGATGGGACAGTTACTCACCGAAAGCGATACCCAATTAGAGCAGTGGCGAAACAAAATTCTGTCTGCAATATCTGAAAGTGGACAGGTGATAATTGAAGTAATTCCAGAATTAGAAGAGATTATTGGGAAGCAAGCATTAGTACCAGAACTATCGGGCAGTGCTGCACAGAATCGGTTTAATCTGTTATTTGTAAAATTTATTCAGGTATTCACCACACCAGAGCATCCCTTGGTGGTGTTCCTCGATGATTTGCAGTGGGCAGATTCAGCATCCCTCAATTTAATGAAGCTGTTGATGGGTGAAACCTTGAAGGGCTATCTGTTCATAATTGGCGCATACCGCAATAACGAAGTGTTTGCGGCTCATCCGTTAATGCTGACTCTGGAAGAGATTGAGAAGGTGGCGACGGTTAACACTTTAACCCTAACGAGCTTGAGTCAATCTGATGTGAACCATTTAATTGCAGATACATTGAGTTGTTCAACAGAAGTTATCCTGCCGTTAACTGAGCTAGTTTATCAAAAAGCCAAAGGCAATCCGTTTTTTACAACCCAGTTTCTCAAGGCATTACATGAGGAAGGACAAATTACCTTTGATTGGGATAAAGGTTTCTGGCAGTTTGATGTGGCACTTATGCCCATACGCACAGCAACTTGTCTTCAGACATCGCTGGGACTAACGGATGATGTCGTTGAGTTTATGGCAATTCAACTGCAAAAGTTACCGCCCAAAACTCAGGAAATTCTGAAATTGGCGGCGTGTATCGGTAATCAGTTTGATTTAAGTACGTTGGCGATCGCTTCTGAACAGTCTCAAACCCAAACAGCAGTGGTTTTGTGGAAGGCGTTGCAAGAAGGATTAATTCTGCCACACAGTAATATTTATAATATTTATGATATTTATCAAGAGTCAGAGGAATCTGTTACTGCTTCCGATTCTTGGATTCTAGATTCTGGCTCCTGTATTTATAAATTTTTGCACGATCGCGTCCAACAAGCAGCATATTTTCTGATCCCAGAGGAGCAAAAACAGGCAACTCATCTAAAAATTGGCCAATTACTCCTGAGTAACACCCCCCAAAGTAACTGGGAAGAACGTATTTTTGAAATTGTCAGTCAGCTTAACGTTGCGGCTGAATTGATCGCCCAACCAGCAGAACGTCAAGCATTGGCGCAATTTAACCTGATGGCAAGCCGCAAGGCTAAAACAGCGATCGCCTACACTGCTGCCTGTAAATATGCCAAGGTGGGTATTGGGTTACTCGCCCAAAACAGTTGGCAACATCAGTATGAGTTGACCCTAGCACTCCATCAAGTTGCCACAGAAGCCGCCTATTTAAGCGGTGATTTAGATCGGATGGTAGATTTTGCCCGTCTTGTCTTAAAGCACGCCAAAACCCCATTAGATCAAATCAGCGTTTATGAGGTGAAGATTGAGGCATTTACTACCCAAGGTCAGTTTGCCCAAGCGATCGCAGCAGCACTTGCCATCTTAAAACAATTGGGAGTGGAATTGCCCACAGCGCCTACCCAGTCAGACGTGGCAGAGGCCTTTCGTAGCGTCTCAGATGTGATTGGAGAACGCTTACCTGGCGAATTACTCAACCTCAGCGAAGCAGTGGATGCAAACATCCTGGCGGCGGCTCGAATTTTGACATCGGTAGCACCCTGTGCCTATTTGTATCGGCCAGTGCTGTATTTACTCGTGGTCTTAAAAAAGGTTTATCTGTCCGTCGTGTATGGTAATGAATCAACCTCGACCTTTAGCTATGCCTCTTATGGAATATTGATGTGTGGTGGATTCGGAAAGGTTGAATTAGGTTATGAATTCGGTCAGTTAGCCCTCGACTTGCGATCGCGTTATCAAAATTCTGAATTGAAGGGGAAAACTTTATTATTAGTCTATGTATACACAAGGCATTGGAAAATACACCTGCGTGAGCTATTAAACCCCTTACAGATTGCCTATTCTAGTTGCTTAGATGTGGGAGATTTGGCTTTCGCGGGTTACTCTGCGTATAACTACGGTTTTTATTCCTATTTTGCTGGACAGAACTTAACGCAACTAGAGTCGGAAGTTGCCGGATATTGTGAATCGCTCAAGCATCTCAAGCAAAATTTAGCATTAACCTATTGCCAGTTAAATCGACAAATTCTGCTGAATTTAATCGGGGATGGGGATGATGTTGTGGTGTTGAGCGGTGCAGCTTACAATGAACAGCATCAACTTTCATTATCTGAAACAGCTGGCGATCGCACCGGATTAGCATTGCTGTGGATTAACAAACTGGTTGTATCTTATCTGTTTTCAGAGTTTGAACAAGCTGTAGAACAGGCTAGGCAAGCAAGACAATATCTAGATTCTATCCTTGCTTTTTTATATGTACCCGTCTTTCATTTCTATGAGTCTTTAGCCCAGCTAGGATGGTTCGGGCAACTCTCAGCCCCAGAACAGCAGCACGTATTGAAATGTATCGCTACTAACCAAGAAAAACTCAACTACTGGGCAGCCCATGCACCGATGAATTTTCGCCACAAATTTGATTTGGTGGAAGCCGAAAAGTATCGAGTCTTGGGCAATCGAGCCGAAGCAATAGAATATTACGATCGCGCCATCCAAGGAGCCAAAGAACAAGGCTACATCCAAGAAGAAGCACTTGCTAATGAACTAGCTGCCAAATTTTACCTCCACTGGGGCAAAGAGCAGATTGCTCAGTCATATATGACCCAAGCTTACTATAACTATGCTCGTTGGGGTGCTAAAGCCAAAGTCGCCAACCTAGAAAAACACTATCCCCAGTTACTCGCCCACATCCTCAAGTCAACCCATTCTCACCTCTCCACTAACGAAACTATTTTCGCCTTGGGGGGTGTAATCTCCAACAGTTCTACAAATTCCAGTAGTAGCAGCGTTTCTGCTGCTCTAGATTTAGCTGCTATTCTCAAAGCTTCTCAAACCCTTTCCGCTGAAATCGAACTCGAAAAACTGCTCTCGACATTGCTGCATATCGTCATTGAAAATGCCGGAGCCGATAAATGTGTGTTCATGTTTTTGGAGTCAGGTCGTTTACTAATTCAGGCTTTAGCACAGCTTTCCCTTAGCCCTATAGAGAACGAGGAAATTGCCAGAGTTGATTTTTATCCAATGTTGCTCAACCCGCAGTCTCTTGAAGACTCTGTTGATGTGCCAGTTGGCTTAATTAATATCGTCAAACGCAGCTTAAAACCAGTAGTAATTATTGATGGCAGGGTGCATCCGCAATTCATCAACGATCCCTACATTCAGCAACAACAACCCAAAAGCATCTTATGCAGCCCGATTTTGTATCAAGGTAAGTTGTTAGGTATTTTATATCTGGAAAATAACCTAGCAACCGGAGCATTTACAAGCGATCGCGTCGAACTACTAAACTTGCTTTGCGCTCAAGTTGCCATCTCTTTAGAAAACGCCCGACTCTATGCCCAAGAACAGGAAAAATCCCAATCATTACAAACATCACTAGCACAATTAAAGCAAACCCAAGCATCTCTAGCCAAGGAACGAGAGTTTTTAAATGCCATTATTCATAACATTACAGATGGGATTGTTGTTTGTGATGCTAATGGCAAATTGATCCTATTCAACAAAGCAACTCGTGAGTTTCATGGCTTACCAGTAGAATCATTAGCAGCAGAAGAATGGGCAGAACACTTCGATCTCTATCAATCTGATGGTCAAACACCCCTGTCAACAACAGAAATTCCTTTGTTTCGCGCCTTGCAAGGGGAAATAGTCAAAAATGCCGAAATGGTCATTGCACCGAAGTATGGTTCTAAGAGAATTTTGTTAGCTAGCGGACAAGCAATCTTCGATCCTTGGGGTAACAAAGCTGGTGCGGTAGTTGTCATGCGAGATATTAGCGATGCCTATCGACAGGCTATGCAACGCAAACAATCAGAACTTGATTTACAGCAAGCGCTAACTGATTTACAAAACGCCCAATTACAAATAATTAAAAGTGAAAAAATGTCAGCACTGGGTAATTTAGTTGCTGGTGTGGCTCATGAAATGAATAATCCCCTTGGTTTTATTGCCGCCAGTCTTCAACAACTGAAACCCATCATTACTAATATTGTTGAATATCTCAAACTATATCAAGCAAGTTTACCCAATAAAAATGATAAAATTATAGGCCGTTCAGAAATCGACTTAGAGTACAGCTTAGAAGATTTACCTAATCTAATTGATTCCATGACTATAGCGTGCGACAGACTCAAAAATATCAGCACCAGTTTAAGAACTTTCTCCCGTGCCGACAAAGATTATAAAGTGCCATATAATATTCATCAAGGCATTGGTAGCACAATTTTAATTTTGAAACACCGTCTCAAAGCAAATGAAAAACGTCCAGCGATTGAAGTAGTTACAAACTACGGTAAATTACCTGAAATAGAATGTTTTCCTGGTCAACTAAATCAGGCATTTATGAATATTTTAGCCAATGCAATTGATGCCTTAGATGAGTCAAATGCTGGGATAGGTATATTAGAAAAAAAAGTAAATCCTAGCAAAATTACAATTACAACCTCAATCAGTAATAATTATATCAAAGTTGCTATTGCTGACAATGGTCATGGAATGAGCGAATTAGTTAAACAAAAAATATTTGATCGTTTTTTTACTACTAAATTTGTGGGCAAAGGTACAGGATTAGGACTAGCGATCGCTCGAAAAATCATTGAAGAAACCCACAATGGCAAATTGAGTTGTAACTCAATTATAGGCAAGGGAACAGAATTTATTATTGAACTTCCGGTGTAA
- a CDS encoding site-2 protease family protein has product MAFWFLFILLLGLATYLMVQHSVAHITRTPVWLLWLVLMTPALLLSGWTLMYGTKQPPPPGLILSCLFVCTLLYLILFQWGRRVSSDTPTPAQAPESQPTIQPTPEPIVRPIEPTEETQLRNCFPWSVYYVQNIEYRPQSVICRGQLRTKASNAYQQIKTNIEAQFGDRFLLIFQEGFNGKPFFVLVPNTQAAKDRNTPRRDQERLTRPGLALLLLVATLITTTFVGVGIAGASLPPLSETSSLLKFLSNPDVLLKGLPYALGLMTILGIHELGHYLTARSYKIRSTLPYFIPVPFFLGTFGAFIQMRSPIPNRKALFDISIAGPIAGFVITLPLLIWGLAHSDVVPLIEEKTRFLNPNALNPKYSILLAFLSKLALGSQLTAKSALDLHPVAVAGFLGLIVTALNLMPVGQLDGGHIVHAMFGQRTAIVIGQVSRLLLLLLSLVREEFLMWAIILLFMPLIDEPALNDVTELDNKRDIGGLLAMALLIVIILPLPQAIANFLQI; this is encoded by the coding sequence ATGGCATTTTGGTTTTTGTTTATTCTCCTACTGGGGCTAGCTACTTATCTAATGGTGCAGCACAGCGTCGCTCACATCACTCGGACGCCAGTATGGTTGTTGTGGCTGGTTTTAATGACACCAGCATTGTTGTTGAGTGGATGGACGCTGATGTATGGGACTAAACAACCTCCCCCACCAGGGTTAATCCTCTCGTGCTTATTTGTCTGCACACTGTTGTACTTGATATTGTTTCAATGGGGGCGGAGAGTGTCGAGTGATACACCGACTCCAGCCCAAGCCCCAGAATCACAGCCGACTATCCAGCCTACCCCCGAACCAATAGTGCGTCCCATTGAGCCGACAGAAGAAACTCAACTGCGAAATTGTTTTCCTTGGTCTGTATACTACGTCCAAAATATTGAGTATCGTCCACAATCCGTAATTTGCCGCGGTCAGTTGCGAACTAAAGCCAGCAACGCCTACCAGCAGATTAAGACTAATATTGAAGCACAATTTGGCGATCGCTTTCTGCTGATTTTTCAAGAAGGTTTTAATGGCAAACCTTTCTTTGTGCTAGTTCCCAATACTCAGGCTGCTAAAGATAGAAATACACCACGACGCGACCAGGAACGCTTAACTAGACCAGGATTAGCACTTCTACTATTAGTAGCTACTTTGATAACTACTACCTTCGTGGGTGTAGGAATTGCTGGTGCTTCTCTTCCACCTCTATCGGAAACTAGCTCTTTGTTGAAATTTTTATCTAACCCAGATGTCCTATTGAAAGGATTACCTTATGCCTTGGGACTGATGACTATTTTGGGTATTCATGAACTTGGCCATTATTTGACAGCTAGATCCTACAAGATTCGTTCGACGTTGCCTTACTTTATTCCCGTGCCTTTTTTCTTGGGAACTTTTGGTGCATTTATTCAGATGCGTAGTCCTATTCCCAACCGCAAAGCTTTATTTGATATTAGTATCGCTGGCCCAATTGCCGGATTTGTCATAACCTTGCCCTTACTAATATGGGGCTTGGCTCATTCTGATGTGGTTCCCCTCATTGAAGAAAAAACCCGATTTTTGAATCCTAATGCCCTGAATCCAAAGTATTCCATTTTACTCGCCTTCCTCTCGAAGCTAGCCTTGGGTAGTCAGTTAACAGCAAAATCAGCCCTTGACCTGCATCCAGTTGCAGTAGCTGGTTTTTTAGGATTAATTGTCACAGCCTTAAATTTAATGCCTGTGGGACAATTAGATGGAGGCCATATTGTTCACGCAATGTTTGGTCAACGAACTGCGATCGTCATTGGTCAAGTTTCTCGCTTACTATTGCTATTACTTTCTTTAGTTCGGGAAGAATTTTTGATGTGGGCGATTATCTTATTATTTATGCCGTTGATTGATGAACCTGCACTGAATGATGTCACTGAATTGGATAACAAACGTGACATTGGGGGATTACTGGCAATGGCTTTGTTGATTGTAATTATTTTGCCATTACCGCAAGCGATCGCTAACTTTTTGCAAATTTAA
- a CDS encoding MFS transporter, whose translation MPQKAAALKFVILLGFVSLCADATYEGARSITGAYLQVLGASGTVVGLVAGFGELIGHGLRLAIGYLSDQTRKYWGITTLGYILNTAVVPFLALAGRWEVAAGLMMAERTGKAIRTPPRDALLSHGASQIGRGFGFGLHEAMDQTGAVMGPLAVAAMIYFQGEYRNAFTILIFPAVLGLIVLIVIQFIYPNPGDFEVEIETNQEEKLPRIFWIYLGAVAIIAAGYADFPLIAFHFQKQDIASGQTIPLFYAVAMGVDAIAALIFGYLFDRTGISILIVAAFLSSLFAPLVFLGNTQLALLGIAFWGIGMGAQESILKAAIAGMVPKNKRATAYGIFSTGYGLSWFLGSALMGFLYDRSITALIVFSSTTQLLAIPFFVWVKLHVNTSNSLPEAITSQDIV comes from the coding sequence ATGCCACAGAAAGCAGCAGCTTTAAAGTTTGTGATTTTACTTGGTTTTGTTAGCCTTTGTGCTGATGCAACTTATGAAGGCGCACGTAGCATTACAGGGGCTTATTTGCAAGTTTTAGGAGCTAGCGGTACTGTGGTAGGTCTGGTAGCTGGGTTTGGGGAATTGATTGGTCATGGCTTGCGCCTAGCGATCGGTTATCTCAGTGACCAGACACGCAAATATTGGGGAATTACAACTTTAGGTTACATTTTGAACACCGCAGTTGTACCATTTTTAGCCTTAGCCGGTAGATGGGAAGTCGCCGCCGGTTTGATGATGGCTGAACGCACTGGCAAAGCAATTCGGACTCCGCCACGGGATGCCCTACTTTCTCACGGTGCGAGTCAAATCGGCAGAGGTTTTGGCTTTGGATTACATGAGGCAATGGATCAAACTGGTGCAGTTATGGGGCCTTTGGCTGTAGCTGCAATGATTTATTTCCAAGGAGAGTATCGCAATGCCTTTACTATTTTGATTTTCCCTGCCGTTTTGGGATTGATCGTATTGATTGTTATACAATTTATTTATCCAAATCCCGGTGATTTTGAAGTCGAAATTGAGACAAATCAAGAAGAAAAATTACCGCGAATATTTTGGATTTATCTAGGTGCTGTAGCAATTATTGCCGCCGGATATGCCGATTTTCCCCTGATTGCCTTTCATTTCCAAAAGCAGGATATCGCTTCAGGACAAACAATCCCTCTATTTTATGCTGTCGCAATGGGAGTAGATGCGATCGCAGCGCTAATATTTGGATATCTATTTGACCGGACTGGTATTTCTATTTTGATAGTTGCAGCCTTCCTTTCATCTTTATTTGCGCCATTGGTATTTTTAGGAAATACCCAACTTGCCCTTTTAGGAATAGCATTTTGGGGTATAGGAATGGGAGCGCAAGAATCAATTTTGAAAGCTGCGATCGCTGGGATGGTTCCAAAGAACAAGCGTGCTACAGCTTATGGAATTTTTAGCACTGGCTATGGTTTATCCTGGTTTTTAGGTAGCGCTTTAATGGGCTTTTTATACGATCGCTCAATTACAGCACTAATTGTCTTTTCATCCACAACTCAACTACTAGCAATTCCTTTCTTTGTTTGGGTGAAATTGCACGTCAATACCTCAAATAGTTTACCAGAAGCAATTACCAGTCAAGACATAGTTTAA
- a CDS encoding phycobiliprotein lyase, with translation MNIEEFFQLSTGKWFSHRTSQHLALNESENSKSDIIIETLAADAPEAIKLCQQYKINPSSASCAIKINWNGTMEKDQPKHSGSTVLVSVPDADNPGQGKLLREIVDTNKTPVAGQYKFDSDDALIVTIEDENIWLEERLWFASPNLRMRVNVLKSFGGFSTTSFTSEIRMGGFPPAAKASEAANSVSS, from the coding sequence ATGAATATTGAAGAGTTTTTTCAGTTAAGTACTGGTAAATGGTTTTCTCATAGAACTAGTCAACATTTGGCTTTGAATGAATCTGAAAATAGTAAGTCAGACATCATCATTGAGACACTGGCAGCAGATGCTCCAGAAGCGATCAAACTGTGTCAACAGTACAAAATTAATCCTAGTTCCGCTTCTTGTGCGATCAAAATTAACTGGAATGGCACAATGGAAAAGGATCAACCAAAACACAGTGGTTCAACTGTGTTAGTTTCAGTACCTGATGCAGATAATCCAGGGCAAGGTAAGTTACTGCGGGAAATAGTTGATACTAATAAAACTCCAGTTGCCGGACAGTATAAATTTGACAGTGATGATGCCTTGATCGTAACCATAGAAGATGAGAACATCTGGTTAGAGGAACGCCTGTGGTTTGCTAGCCCCAATTTACGAATGCGGGTAAATGTCCTCAAAAGTTTTGGTGGATTTAGTACTACTTCTTTCACTTCTGAGATTCGTATGGGTGGTTTTCCTCCTGCGGCGAAGGCTTCCGAGGCGGCTAATTCAGTATCGAGTTAG
- a CDS encoding MBL fold metallo-hydrolase, translating to MCPLPQMPSHTTKPPRAVFPDEVLSRSFLQSDFAQESIFAFPPNRDTLGGTSYFIVRNEGNILIDCPALGQTNQDFLTAHGGVRWLFLTHRGAIGKTPEFQQTFGCEVLMQEQEAYLLPGLTVTTFSQEFTLDAAVQVIWTPGHSPGSSCLYYSELGGILFSGRHLVPNQKGEPVPLRTAKTFHWPRQIKSLHFLLERFTPETLCYICPGANTGFLRGKHVIDQAYQHLTSLDLPALLQIQPLI from the coding sequence ATGTGCCCTTTACCACAAATGCCAAGTCATACAACTAAGCCACCACGGGCTGTCTTCCCTGACGAAGTTCTTAGCAGAAGTTTTCTGCAATCGGACTTCGCACAAGAGAGCATTTTTGCTTTTCCACCCAATCGGGACACATTAGGGGGAACCTCTTATTTTATTGTAAGAAATGAAGGCAATATCCTCATAGATTGCCCTGCATTAGGCCAAACAAATCAAGATTTTTTAACAGCGCATGGAGGCGTGCGTTGGTTGTTTCTTACCCATCGAGGCGCTATTGGCAAGACTCCTGAATTTCAGCAAACCTTTGGCTGCGAGGTGCTGATGCAAGAACAAGAAGCTTATTTATTACCAGGCTTAACCGTAACTACTTTTAGTCAGGAATTCACTCTTGATGCAGCAGTCCAAGTTATTTGGACACCAGGTCATTCTCCTGGCTCATCTTGCCTATACTATAGTGAGCTTGGAGGTATATTGTTTTCTGGTCGCCATTTAGTTCCTAATCAGAAGGGTGAACCAGTACCATTACGGACAGCAAAAACTTTTCACTGGCCGCGACAAATTAAGAGTCTTCACTTTTTGTTAGAACGTTTCACACCAGAAACTCTCTGCTACATTTGTCCCGGAGCAAATACAGGTTTTCTCAGGGGTAAGCATGTCATAGATCAAGCCTATCAACACCTCACTTCTCTAGATTTACCAGCTTTGCTGCAAATACAGCCCCTTATTTAG